In Tiliqua scincoides isolate rTilSci1 chromosome 1, rTilSci1.hap2, whole genome shotgun sequence, the following are encoded in one genomic region:
- the RTRAF gene encoding RNA transcription, translation and transport factor protein: protein MFRRKLSALDYHNPAGFNCRDETEFRNFIVWLEDQKIRHYKIEDRGNLRNIHNATEWTKSFEKYLKDVNCPFSIQERQETIDWLLGLAVRLEYGDNADKYKDATPEGAKNTDNAAKNAEPLINLDVNNPDFKAGVMALANLLQIQRHDDYLVMLKAIRILVQERLTQDAVAKANQSKEGLPVALEKHILGFDTGDAVLNEAAQILRLLHIEELRELQTKINEAIVAVQAIIADPKTDHRLGKVGR, encoded by the exons ATGTTCCGGCGGAAGCTGTCGGCGCTGGACTACCATAACCCGGCCGGGTTCAACTGCCGAG ATGAAACTGAATTTCGAAACTTTATTGTTTGGCTTGAAGACCAGAAAATCCGTCACTACAAGATTGAAGACCGAGGGAATTTAAGAAACATTCACAATGCCACAGAATGGacaaagtcctttgaaaag TACCTCAAAGATGTGAATTGCCCCTTCAGCATTCAAGAACGACAAGAAACTATTGACTGGCTTCTGGGATTGGCAGTTAGACTTGAGTATGGGGACAATG CTGACAAGTACAAGGATGCCACGCCTGAAGGCGCCAAAAACACCGACAATGCAGCCAAAAATGCAGAGCCCTTAATAAATCTGGATG TGAACAATCCTGACTTTAAAGCTGGTGTGATGGCTTTGGCAAACCTCCTTCAGATCCAGCGTCATGATGACTATTTGGTGATGCTCAAG GCAATTCGCATTCTGGTCCAGGAACGCCTAACTCAAGATGCTGTGGCAAAGGCAAACCAGTCAAAAGAG ggtttGCCTGTTGCCTTAGAAAAGCACATTCTTGGCTTTGACACAGGAG ATGCTGTTCTCAATGAAGCTGCTCAGATCCTGCGCCTGCTACATATAGAGGAGCTGCGAGAGCTGCAGACCAAGATCAACGAAGCCATAGTTGCTGTTCAAGCCATTATTGCTGATCCAAAAACTGACCACAGACTGGGCAAAGTTGGGAGATGA